In Heteronotia binoei isolate CCM8104 ecotype False Entrance Well chromosome 1, APGP_CSIRO_Hbin_v1, whole genome shotgun sequence, the genomic window tggcttttagaggtttctatttgctgcacaaaaaagccgatgctagctgcagccctggggctgatagtgtgaaattggaaggaagtcccgctgagaagaggaacttgagagcggtataaggtgagtgggaaataggTCCCAGTTTCTTGAAACTTTATATTGataggcttttgttccagtatttTCCCTTAACTCTTCACCACATATTCTTTAGTATCTCTCAAACTCTTTTGGTTTCTCAGAAGGTTGGTACACCTTTTTCAGTACCCAGCCAGACTCCTTCTCTTGAAACATTAGTTTCTGACTGAAATTTTAGCTCTCTACAGGCAGTTTTTATTCACATCAGACCAGGGATATTCTTCAGAGCTATTTCCCCTATTCAACTGGATAGGTCTTCTCTCCCTAGAAGATCTTTCCCttttccttggcctgaatgggactCTCCGTACGCTTTTCAAACCTCCTAGCCACTTCTCCCCAGTTCTCTTGTCTGTGATAAATCACTCTCAGCTAAGACTGAAATCATACCCTCTCAGTCAAGGCAGAATTCTGAATTTTTCCAGTCAAGGCAAAATTCTGACTTTCTCCAGTCAAGGCACAAATCTGACCAACTCTCCTCAGCATCCCGCTCTCTCAAGACAgtgtctgctcagctgatgctgtcCAATCAGATTGCTCAGAGCACCATATCACTCAGTGCTCTCTGGCTctatgaagaattaacccttaATATATCTTTActcagactgattcctcactaggctTATCCTggtctcacattcctcttctccacagggcttccttccaatttcacacaagctgccctggggttGCAACTTGCTCCATCTCTTttgtgtggcaagcagaaaccatttttttaagaaaatcttgcttgccatgcaaaagaggcagagcaagttgcagccccagggcagcttttgtgaaatcagaaggaagcaccaaggagaagaggagcatgagattgGGACAAGGTTAGTGGGGAGTTGGTTTCAGTTTGTACAGTACTGTTAGGCTTTTAAAAAGGAGCATTTGtcacacacatattttaaaataaatatttatttattttaggggatCTATGGAGCATTGCTTCTATCttattttttgcattttgtgCAAGTGTTTTTGGAAAATTAAAGTTCTGGAATTCATTCCAACTCAAACATATTTCTAACAAGAAGGTAATATTAACAATAAAATTCTGAGTGTATTATGAAACCAGAAGAAAATCTATGGAGCACTGAGCTTCACTGCTGGCAAACATGTTCCATTCCAAAATAACGTCACTCTCAGTGAACTCTCTTGTTGTGCTAAAGCAAACtttaattacttcatttatacttagCGTAAATATAGCACTCCTGCTATTGTTTTGATTTATCCTTGTTGAAAGTCTGCATGAAAACGATAGAAGGAGGTCAATACAAGTTTTATTTGAATATAaacattatttttttattattgctaATGCTTTACAATCTTTACAAGTCTTGCATTCTGACAATTAATCCTGGTAATTCATGACCCATACCAATTTGACAGGTTTTAGTTCTTCTGTAAGGAACTCTCAGAGTTTATCTATGTATTCAGAAGAATTACATGATACAGCTTTCCTGAGACTCTGACACCATAGTAGGTAAGAGGAGCGGTAAGTAACTTAGAGAAGTAACTGAATGGTCCCCCATGGCCGGGTCCAACAGACATTATGGTTATACACCGGGGAAAGCAAATATAAAAGCAAACACATTGTTAAGTCTTTCTAAACCCAAGATCATTTATTCCTTcctattgctttttttttttttttaaacttcaattACTAATTGATGCAATTTAAATTAACAATAATCTATAGATACCAATTTTTACTGAAGTGATTTCCTTCTAATTTCATGATACCCTCCGAactttatttttaatattattttcttttaagAAATATGCTTGAGTCTGAATGAATTCTGGAGCTTTAATTTTCCAAAAacacacaaaatgcaaaaacCAAGACTAAAACAACAAAGATCATCTAAGCTCCCCCACCTAAAAATCTGTGCGTTTAATTGTCCATTATAAATaacatccagcagggctttttgggtagcagtaactcctttaaatattaggctacacccccctgatatagccaatcctctaagagcttacaataggcccagtaagaagagccctgtaagctcttggaggatttgctacatcagggggatgtagcctaatatgcaaaggagttcctgctacaaaaaaagccgtgacaTCCAATACATTCCATATTATTACCATGTCATCTGAATCTGCAGTTCCAGGTTAATCTCCATAAGGAAGTTCCTGCATTTATACTAAAAATTATTTAACCGTGTGCTAAAAATGTTCTTTTTCCTTCTGCATTATCATACTTCAAGATGTTTCCCATAATTTTTAAATTATGACTTTAAGAAACGTACCGTATTTTAAACAAACATTTATGCAGAAAGGACTCAGGGAGCTCAGAGGCAGAACACTTGAGTTGTGTGAAGGAAGTACCAAGTTTGATCCCTACCATCTCCATTTGAAAAGATCTCATGTAGCAAGTGTGGGAAGGATCTCTGCTTTAGGCTTTAGAAAGCCGTTGTCAGTCTGACTACACATAACAACACAAACAACAAAACAACTAATAAATTGGGAAACTGCCTATTGATGCATCAATGACACAAAGTTCttccccctgacctggatagcctaggctagcctgatctcatcagatctaggaacttaagcagagttggccttggctagtatttggatgggtgacctcaaaggaATACTAGGGATGTgacgtagaggcaggcaatgagaaaccattctgaaatgtctcttgccttaaatcAAGTCTAGTTCTCCACATAggggtgcataacactaaaagaacCAGAACTTCTGGCTGTCAGAAaattttaggatctcctggctatactacatatACATTAATTATTATTACAAAGTTCTTCCTACCTTTACAGGTTTTGGTGCATCCAAAGAATTTTGAACAGGTACAGTTGCAAGATGTGTCTTTGGGTCTTTTATTATAGAGGCTTTAGGAGGTCTGGGTGGCGGGTTTTTGGCTTGCTTTTCATATCTTCTTAGCATGCAATATTGTTCTTCTGTAATCTCTTCCACAATATTGTTCACTGGGAAAAGCACAACGTCTTCAGCATCTTTGCTAAGCAACTGGACACCCATGTTTACACGATGCACAGGAACTTCCCAAATTTCTGTGGGGTTATTGAAGTTGCTAATTAACAAATAAGTATCTGTGATCTCTTCTTCAAGCTGCAGAGTTTGAATACCAGCCAAAATGTCCTCTTGGATAGAAAGGTCTCTTATAGAGACTTTGACATTGCATGGCATGCAGAAATCTTTGCAAATCTCTAAAAGTTTATACTGTTTCTTATCATGGACAATTTCAACAAAGCCACCTTCCATGCACATTGGAAGAAACACTTTCTTCTCTGTTTTTTTCCCCAACAGAATTTGTTCACAAGCCAAAGCATTCTTCACTTCCTTCCTTTTCTGATCAACTTCACTTGTCTGGCACCGTGGGACTAAAAACTGGTCTCCAATAGAGACAGAACACTGTTCTTCACAAGGAGAATCAAAAGCTTTGGTAGCTATAACATGAAGTTCTTCCTTCCCACTCCTTGCTATTTCTAGGTCATAAGCAGTTGGAAATTCTCGAGGTTTTCTTTTGAACTTCCCTTTGTAGCTGGTAGGAATTAAAAAGTGTCTTTTTTGGAGATCACTCtttatctcagaagctaagattCTTATTGCCTGATGCTTTTTGTAAATGACTATTTCTCTGCCGGGACACAATAAATTATATG contains:
- the THEMIS gene encoding protein THEMIS, producing MASSLKNVIHSLDPKSLPRILQIQSGFYDEGSIYEMFGHESCLSTGDVIKVVDLKIKKLIASNSECEDDSLCSPATVELPLNFPGLCRLVADRTPYVSIEEIVRKVWIGPTQLQHPCFYCSGNLEAENVSINQGEKIIFSSVEDNDGTVNVGCRVERDDQLHDFLLPVSQEGNFYESEDNQIYSLKEVAEWKIPKNRCRNVKFTNICDIQNHTNKFPVDFDGCVVLSPVYEVQAVMKFQKEIVHFLSDLDVEVKDVTDCYNVNSFLQPLSMEDILERTSNDFPIVVAVIEGPRGNKQSYNLLCPGREIVIYKKHQAIRILASEIKSDLQKRHFLIPTSYKGKFKRKPREFPTAYDLEIARSGKEELHVIATKAFDSPCEEQCSVSIGDQFLVPRCQTSEVDQKRKEVKNALACEQILLGKKTEKKVFLPMCMEGGFVEIVHDKKQYKLLEICKDFCMPCNVKVSIRDLSIQEDILAGIQTLQLEEEITDTYLLISNFNNPTEIWEVPVHRVNMGVQLLSKDAEDVVLFPVNNIVEEITEEQYCMLRRYEKQAKNPPPRPPKASIIKDPKTHLATVPVQNSLDAPKPVKVGRTL